One Tursiops truncatus isolate mTurTru1 chromosome 3, mTurTru1.mat.Y, whole genome shotgun sequence DNA segment encodes these proteins:
- the MISP gene encoding mitotic interactor and substrate of PLK1 isoform X2, protein MSFSSLSEPRSSPPWDPLVGRDPKNMDRVTRYPIFSIPHSPRVAGMAFKGDTSYSFELVDVRSVARGWGQDEPVAWPADHEASLEMVQTGTPLSLHVFPGRLAPQLPCPEDDETEMKAYHLEAGDTPPWRPRDLEWERRAVIQDQAVRKSDTVAMLHGTSDHGEPRSPGRPQSTPLEENVIDTEQIDFLAARRQFLSLEQRSAPPGAAHARAGVPRIPPPGASQASKALNGPPLVNGYVVPVKPQEKEVVTEEKRVHGLPASSGAQASDDPGSWSQEGSPEPTKETPIEREIRLAQQREADLREQRGLQRAASQQELLEIPARPLLSRASPATAPRPHRGRPSLYVQRDIAQGSQREEDHRREGLQVGRASTSDWFSEGPQPILRRVHSADSILSATPDASAASPTPEVRKVNRIPPDAYQPFLSPRTPPGEPPAFHTYRKPSGLSADEARPVGSPKATGSQRHPSGSSAKPASTKQEPPQGPLCANRGVVRWEYFRLRPLRFGVPDEPEKAEAPRVWGWEVAGAPALRLQKSQSSELLEREVESVLRREREVADERRSALYPEVFSLPPDECYDEDSRSSSRASGITDSYSVSESHFFTPIHLHSGLVWTAEASPEDAPRQRKKNEQWYAGLNPTDQVNSEVLEATRVTRHKNAMAERWEAQIYASEDED, encoded by the exons atgtctttctcttccctcagtGAGCCCAGATCTTCTCCACCCTGGGatcctctggtgggcagagacCCCAAGAACATGGACCGAGTGACCAGATACCCCATCTTCAGCATCCCCCACTCACCCCGTGTGGCCGGCATGGCCTTCAAAGGCGACACCAGCTACTCGTTTGAGCTGGTGGACGTGAGGTCCGTGGCCAGAGGCTGGGGCCAGGATGAGCCAGTGGCCTGGCCTGCTGACCACGAGGCCTCTCTGGAAATGGTGCAGACGGGGACACCCCTCAGCCTGCATGTCTTCCCCGGCCGGCTGGCCCCACAGCTGCCCTGCCCGGAGGACGATGAGACGGAGATGAAGGCCTACCACCTGGAGGCTGGGGACACCCCGCCCTGGCGGCCACGTGACCTGGAGTGGGAACGCCGGGCGGTCATTCAGGACCAGGCGGTCAGGAAGAGTGACACGGTGGCCATGCTCCATGGCACCTCTGACCACGGGGAGCCCAGGAGCCCCGGCCGCCCGCAGTCCACGCCCCTGGAGGAGAACGTGATTGACACAGAGCAGATCGACTTCCTGGCAGCCAGGCGGCAGTTCCTGAGCCTGGAGCAGAGGAGCGCTCCACCCGGGGCGGCCCACGCCCGTGCGGGGGTTCCTCGGATCCCACCACCTGGGGCCAGCCAGGCCTCCAAGGCCCTGAACGGGCCACCCCTGGTCAATGGGTATGTCGTCCCAGTCAAGCCTCAGGAGAAGGAGGTGGTCACGGAGGAGAAGAGGGTCCACGGTTTACCCGCCAGCTCTGGTGCCCAAGCCTCGGATGACCCTGGTTCCTGGTCCCAAGAGGGGTCCCCGGAACCCACCAAGGAGACGCCCATTGAGCGGGAGATCCGGCTGGCCCAGCAGCGGGAGGCAGACCTCCGGGAGCAGCGGGGGCTGCAACGGGCGGCCAGCCAGCAGGAGCTGCTGGAGATCCCGGCCAGGCCGCTGCTGAGCAGGGCGAGCCCGGCCACGGCCCCGCGGCCGCACAGGGGGCGCCCGTCGCTCTACGTGCAGCGGGACATTGCTCAGGGGTCGCAGCGCGAGGAGGACCACCGGCGCGAGGGCCTGCAGGTGGGCCGGGCGTCCACATCCGACTGGTTCTCCGAAGGCCCCCAGCCCATCCTCAGGAGAGTCCACAGCGCAGACTCCATCCTCAGCGCGACCCCAGATGCCAGCGCAGCCAGCCCCACACCAGAGGTGAGGAAGGTGAACCGCATCCCACCTGATGCCTACCAGCCATTCCTGAGCCCCCGGACGCCCCCGGGAGAACCCCCAGCCTTCCACACCTACCGCAAGCCCAGCGGTCTCTCTGCCGATGAGGCCAGGCCTGTAGGCTCTCCAAAGGCCACGGGGTCTCAGAGGCATCCCTCGGGATCCTCTGCAAAGCCTGCAAGCACAAAGCAGGAGCCTCCCCAGGGACCCCTGTGTGCCAACAGGGGTGTCGTGCGATGGGAGTACTTCCGCCTGCGTCCCTTGAGGTTCGGGGTCCCGGATGAGcctgagaaagctgaggcccCCCGAgtttggggctgggaggtggctGGGGCCCCGGCACTGAGGCTACAGAAGTCCCAGTCATCAGAGCTGCTGGAGAGGGAGGTGGAGAGTGTCCTGCGGCGGGAGCGGGAGGTGGCTGACGAGCGGCGGAGCGCTCTGTACCCTGAGGTCTTCTCCCTGCCTCCGGACGAGTGCTATGACGAAGATTCCAGGAGCTCCTCCCGCGCATCTG GCATCACGGACAGCTACTCGGTGTCTGAGTCACACTTTTTCACCCCCATCCACCTGCACTCCGGCCTGGTGTGGACGGCAGAGGCCTCACCTGAGGATGCccccaggcagagaaagaagaatgagcaGTGG TATGCCGGCCTCAACCCCACTGACCAAGTCAACTCGGAG GTCTTGGAGGCCACACGGGTAACCCGTCACAAGAACGCCATGGCGGAGCGCTGGGAAGCCCAGATCTATGCCAGCGAGGATGAGGATTGA
- the MISP gene encoding mitotic interactor and substrate of PLK1 isoform X1, protein MSFSSLSEPRSSPPWDPLVGRDPKNMDRVTRYPIFSIPHSPRVAGMAFKGDTSYSFELVDVRSVARGWGQDEPVAWPADHEASLEMVQTGTPLSLHVFPGRLAPQLPCPEDDETEMKAYHLEAGDTPPWRPRDLEWERRAVIQDQAVRKSDTVAMLHGTSDHGEPRSPGRPQSTPLEENVIDTEQIDFLAARRQFLSLEQRSAPPGAAHARAGVPRIPPPGASQASKALNGPPLVNGYVVPVKPQEKEVVTEEKRVHGLPASSGAQASDDPGSWSQEGSPEPTKETPIEREIRLAQQREADLREQRGLQRAASQQELLEIPARPLLSRASPATAPRPHRGRPSLYVQRDIAQGSQREEDHRREGLQVGRASTSDWFSEGPQPILRRVHSADSILSATPDASAASPTPEVRKVNRIPPDAYQPFLSPRTPPGEPPAFHTYRKPSGLSADEARPVGSPKATGSQRHPSGSSAKPASTKQEPPQGPLCANRGVVRWEYFRLRPLRFGVPDEPEKAEAPRVWGWEVAGAPALRLQKSQSSELLEREVESVLRREREVADERRSALYPEVFSLPPDECYDEDSRSSSRASGITDSYSVSESHFFTPIHLHSGLVWTAEASPEDAPRQRKKNEQWYAGLNPTDQVNSEKSLCFLGQKLGMTPSAPMMLPNALGSGEEGDQIPHLQM, encoded by the exons atgtctttctcttccctcagtGAGCCCAGATCTTCTCCACCCTGGGatcctctggtgggcagagacCCCAAGAACATGGACCGAGTGACCAGATACCCCATCTTCAGCATCCCCCACTCACCCCGTGTGGCCGGCATGGCCTTCAAAGGCGACACCAGCTACTCGTTTGAGCTGGTGGACGTGAGGTCCGTGGCCAGAGGCTGGGGCCAGGATGAGCCAGTGGCCTGGCCTGCTGACCACGAGGCCTCTCTGGAAATGGTGCAGACGGGGACACCCCTCAGCCTGCATGTCTTCCCCGGCCGGCTGGCCCCACAGCTGCCCTGCCCGGAGGACGATGAGACGGAGATGAAGGCCTACCACCTGGAGGCTGGGGACACCCCGCCCTGGCGGCCACGTGACCTGGAGTGGGAACGCCGGGCGGTCATTCAGGACCAGGCGGTCAGGAAGAGTGACACGGTGGCCATGCTCCATGGCACCTCTGACCACGGGGAGCCCAGGAGCCCCGGCCGCCCGCAGTCCACGCCCCTGGAGGAGAACGTGATTGACACAGAGCAGATCGACTTCCTGGCAGCCAGGCGGCAGTTCCTGAGCCTGGAGCAGAGGAGCGCTCCACCCGGGGCGGCCCACGCCCGTGCGGGGGTTCCTCGGATCCCACCACCTGGGGCCAGCCAGGCCTCCAAGGCCCTGAACGGGCCACCCCTGGTCAATGGGTATGTCGTCCCAGTCAAGCCTCAGGAGAAGGAGGTGGTCACGGAGGAGAAGAGGGTCCACGGTTTACCCGCCAGCTCTGGTGCCCAAGCCTCGGATGACCCTGGTTCCTGGTCCCAAGAGGGGTCCCCGGAACCCACCAAGGAGACGCCCATTGAGCGGGAGATCCGGCTGGCCCAGCAGCGGGAGGCAGACCTCCGGGAGCAGCGGGGGCTGCAACGGGCGGCCAGCCAGCAGGAGCTGCTGGAGATCCCGGCCAGGCCGCTGCTGAGCAGGGCGAGCCCGGCCACGGCCCCGCGGCCGCACAGGGGGCGCCCGTCGCTCTACGTGCAGCGGGACATTGCTCAGGGGTCGCAGCGCGAGGAGGACCACCGGCGCGAGGGCCTGCAGGTGGGCCGGGCGTCCACATCCGACTGGTTCTCCGAAGGCCCCCAGCCCATCCTCAGGAGAGTCCACAGCGCAGACTCCATCCTCAGCGCGACCCCAGATGCCAGCGCAGCCAGCCCCACACCAGAGGTGAGGAAGGTGAACCGCATCCCACCTGATGCCTACCAGCCATTCCTGAGCCCCCGGACGCCCCCGGGAGAACCCCCAGCCTTCCACACCTACCGCAAGCCCAGCGGTCTCTCTGCCGATGAGGCCAGGCCTGTAGGCTCTCCAAAGGCCACGGGGTCTCAGAGGCATCCCTCGGGATCCTCTGCAAAGCCTGCAAGCACAAAGCAGGAGCCTCCCCAGGGACCCCTGTGTGCCAACAGGGGTGTCGTGCGATGGGAGTACTTCCGCCTGCGTCCCTTGAGGTTCGGGGTCCCGGATGAGcctgagaaagctgaggcccCCCGAgtttggggctgggaggtggctGGGGCCCCGGCACTGAGGCTACAGAAGTCCCAGTCATCAGAGCTGCTGGAGAGGGAGGTGGAGAGTGTCCTGCGGCGGGAGCGGGAGGTGGCTGACGAGCGGCGGAGCGCTCTGTACCCTGAGGTCTTCTCCCTGCCTCCGGACGAGTGCTATGACGAAGATTCCAGGAGCTCCTCCCGCGCATCTG GCATCACGGACAGCTACTCGGTGTCTGAGTCACACTTTTTCACCCCCATCCACCTGCACTCCGGCCTGGTGTGGACGGCAGAGGCCTCACCTGAGGATGCccccaggcagagaaagaagaatgagcaGTGG TATGCCGGCCTCAACCCCACTGACCAAGTCAACTCGGAG AAATCGTTGTGCTTTCTGGGTCAAAAGCTGGGGATGACTCCTTCTGCCCCTATGATGTTGCCAAACGCTCTTGGGTCCGGGGAAGAAGGAGACCAAATCCCCCACCTCCAGATGTAA